From Odontesthes bonariensis isolate fOdoBon6 chromosome 21, fOdoBon6.hap1, whole genome shotgun sequence, a single genomic window includes:
- the LOC142371939 gene encoding CCN family member 1 produces the protein MGILLLFAALGAATVSLVIAECPVVCECSAAPPFCPPGISLVPDGCGCCKVCAGQLNQDCHEGRPCDHHKGLECNYGNDVGRTHGICRAKAEGRSCEYNGRIYQNGENFLAGCKHQCTCIDGAVGCVPLCPSHVPLASPSCPAPQLVKVPGQCCLSIDCHKRTTVVPPPHRRPVLPAYPPYPFMPYPAYPYTKPYSKPYRKLYPYKPKKEKGALGNELLEVGRKWDKLRGNKHLLAWRQVGDQCVVQTTSWSQCSRSCGMGVSSRVTNDNARCKLIKETRLCNIRPCSSMSLPIKKGRKCSRTHKAPEPHRLSYAGCRSTRLYRPNYCGVCRDGRCCSPRRTRTASVTFACPDGERFNRSVMFIQSCKCSDECNHLNEAAMPPQRWLYGDTHKFKD, from the exons ATGGGGATACTGTTATTGTTTGCTGCCTTGGGAGCGGCGACTGTCAGTTTG GTGATTGCTGAGTGTCCAGTGGTGTGTGAATGCTCGGCAGCGCCTCCATTCTGCCCCCCAGGCATAAGTTTAGTCCCCGACGGCTGCGGGTGCTGCAAGGTGTGTGCTGGCCAGCTTAACCAAGACTGCCATGAGGGAAGGCCCTGTGACCACCATAAAGGACTGGAGTGCAACTACGGCAACGATGTGGGCCGCACCCATGGCATCTGCAGGG CAAAGGCAGAGGGCCGCTCCTGTGAATACAACGGCCGGATTTATCAAAATGGCGAGAATTTCCTTGCTGGCTGCAAGCACCAGTGCACCTGCATCGATGGAGCAGTAGGATGTGTGCCCCTTTGCCCTAGCCATGTGCCCCTGGCATCcccttcctgtcccgccccgcAGCTGGTCAAAGTGCCGGGCCAGTGCTGCCTCAGCATAGACTGCCATAAGAGAACCACTGTTGTGCCCCCACCACACCGGCGACCCGTTCTACCTGCTTATCCACCTTACCCCTTCATGCCGTACCCGGCCTATCCCTACACGAAGCCTTATTCGAAACCTTACCGGAAACTGTACCCTTACAAACCAAAAAAGGAGAAGGGGGCCTTGGGCAACGAGCTGCTGGAGGTTGGGCGCAAGTGGGACAAGCTACGTGGAAACAAGCACCTGCTGG CCTGGAGGCAGGTGGGAGATCAGTGTGTGGTTCAGACCACTTCCTGGTCCCAGTGTTCCCGCAGCTGTGGGATGGGCGTTTCCTCTCGTGTTACCAATGACAATGCTCGGTGTAAACTGATCAAGGAGACCCGTCTGTGCAACATTAGGCCCTGCAGCTCTATGTCTCTCCCCATAAAG AAGGGCAGGAAATGCTCCCGCACCCACAAGGCTCCAGAGCCCCACCGCTTGTCCTACGCCGGCTGCAGGAGCACCCGCCTGTACAGGCCCAACTACTGTGGAGTCTGCAGAGACGGCCGCTGCTGCTCCCCTCGCCGCACGCGCACGGCAAGCGTGACCTTTGCCTGCCCTGACGGAGAACGCTTCAACCGCTCTGTGATGTTCATCCAGTCCTGCAAGTGCAGCGACGAGTGTAACCATCTCAATGAGGCCGCGATGCCTCCGCAGCGGTGGCTCTACGGAGACACTCACAAGTTCAAAGACTAG